TCCAACAAAtgacaaaatgcaaaatacttttaaagtgcattgtatttgtcttttaacaacttaagaaatactcaagtattttgtcttttccctactttccttccttcctgctgATCTTGCAGGGCTTCCACACTGTAGTATTCAGATTCTTCCCTTCACAAATGCttctctccatccatctttcCGTTGAGTTGCTGATCCTTGTTGTCCAGTTTGTGTACCACTCTGAATGCCTCTAGGAACTCAGTGAAGTCTATGCTGCCATCCTTGTTGAAGTCGATACTTCGGGCCAGGTCATCGATGGTTCTGTCGTCGATGTCGACACCCAGGTGGGCGCTGAAGAGACGCCAGGTGTGACGAAACTCTTCGACGGAGATCAGACCTGAACAACACACAAACCCCACATCCTGAACTGTAAGGAATACATTtagaattttctgtttttaaaaggtcctatgacatgctgctttttgtggtcttagtggtcccctaatactgtatctgaagtctttttcccgaaattcagccttggtgcagaattacagccactagagccagtcccacaatgagtttTCCTTAGAATGTgcaatttctgtgtctgtagctttaaatgctattgaggaggagagggggggcagggtggaaggtgggggtgtggccttgactaGCACCCTTTAtatagagagtgtggccaactagGGAATCAAATGTTCTGAGCGAATGAGCAAATGTTATACGATTGGTTCCGAGGTGGGCACATGTTTCGTGGACTTCATGTTTGATAGcaacattcatctgattcccattgacatagtgcagggaatagtggaaaaatgtaataaattatttaaaaattagCGTACATTAGAAAGGTAAACACTGCTCAGAGACTTATTAGGCGACGTGGTCACTCACTACAATGGGCACTTTTTAGAGGCCCATTTACGATATAGAAGGTAAATTTACACTGGAATATTTCATTAAGGAccttttacatattgacaaacgttgataataacatgtatatgcctgtttatggtgaaaataagcgatttatttcaagatagcatattcaccccatagggttacactgtAGAGTTATCGGACGTTGGTATCCAATATGGTGcccatgatttgagttggccacactctctatataaagggcgctagccttgaccaactgccactttgctctttggatgccatgatgtctctctctttctcatgggtgggccaaattctctgggcaggcaaagcagagaaaggagaggtaaccttgctccttatgacctcataaagagaagatttcagatcggcccatctgagctttcattttctcaaaggcagagcaggatacccagggctcggtttacacctatcgccattctaaccactgggggaccataggcaagctgggggaacgcatattaatgttaaaacacctcataaagtgacattttcatgccatgggacctttaaagagatttttttttacctgaatGGTCTTTGTCTATAATGTTGAATATTATCTCAATGTCTGTCCTGTATCTGAACAGAGTTTCCGCCAAGTTTGAAGTCACctaaaaggaagaaaagaaaagaaaacagtagACATCTAAACAATAGCTGTGTTTGATAGAAGCAGGGGTCGAATATCAAGTATCACAAGGGAGAACGAAAAGGCTTGGGCTGCCAGTTGGATTGTAACATGTTTAAAGCTTGGTGCTGATCCTCAGGCAGACTAAATTAAGTGTCATTAAGTGCCCATATTTGTGTGCATATTGCATATTGAAATCTCACTTTTCTTCATTTAAATGCTCCACTCCATTTCATTGCATGCATTATCACATGCTTCATAAAATGATCCAACCTCTTTCACTTTCTGAGACTTAAACCTACTGACAGAAAAAACGACTGTCAGTGCTtaaataaatggagtggagtaaaaagtacatttccctctgaaatgtaaaaaagtatAAACTTAAAATACAAAGATCTCAAAATACCCTTCAAGCACAGTAACCCCTCATTTCTCTGACCTGAGGCAGAGAAATCCCTGATTCCATATCCTCGAAGCAGGACTGATAGTCCACACTGCCAtctggtgccagacgggctaaGTGTGGACGAAGTGTCCTCCAGGGCAGATCCAGTCTCAGCACAGACTCCAACACCTGAGCCCATTCACTGACTGACACACTACCTGAAAAAGATATGATTGCATATAAAAACTACTGTATACATGTCAACCTGGTTAAATACATGTAATAAGTAAGTGAAAAGAGCGCACCGGTATTATTCGGGTCGTACTGCTGGAGGCCAGACAGCAGCTCAGAGTGATGGGAGAACAGCTTCTCCTTCAGGGCCTTGAGAGCAGAGCCTTCAGCAGCTCGTactctgcagacacacatgcaaacacaggcCATTAACTAAGTGTGAGCTTTCCTACTTAAATGCTTAAATTCAAAATGCTTGTTTCGACCGCTcagcagtccaaaacccaaagctATCCAATTTATAAccaatttatatatttataatctAAAACAGACAAATGCGAATTTTACACAAACAAATGAACACCAGACACCTGTTGTACCTCTGTGTCAGGGTGAGTTTGCGTGTTGTGCGGCTGACTTGGTACTGGTAGAAGCGGGGAACCAGTTCTCGGCCCACTTTGATGTAGGCACCACGGTTGCTTCCCTCCTCATAGTAGTTTGACGCTGAGAAAATGGTGATCACCTGTagaacaaacatgcacacatttatTTCTCCAGACATTTATTGGGACTATCTCAGTGAATTTATAGCCACCCGTCTACCTGTCCACCATGACAGAGCTCGTATCCCTCCTGTTTGCACTCATGGGATCTGATGAGCAGCTGGAGTCCGTGCTGGAGCAGCAGTCTCTGGGTGACGTCAGGGCCGAAGTAGCAGCCTCCTCCTCTGAATGTGTTGGGACTGCAGCCTTTTTGGGTTTTAGGGTCACTCCACAATATATCCACTATCTGCAGCAGAGAGGAAAGCAGATACAAGTGGTGAATAAGACACAAAAGACATCAGTCGCATAATGTTCATCTGTTTCCCACCCGAATCCACTCCTCCGACCTGTTTCCATTCCCGATCATGTTGTGGAGGTGAAGGAGGGGGAACAGAGGACAGAGAGTCCAGGAAAGGTACTTGGAGGTCATTGATAGCGTTAGGCATGCTGGGAGAAGACGGGCACGGGCGAGGCGAGAGGCACGATGGAGTTCGAGGAGAGCAGagcaaagaggaggaggacgatgatgaggaggaggacgaaGTGGAGGCGGCGCTGTCTTGTCGGCTGTGCCCGCATCGCCTGTTTCTACAGAAGAAAAGGGGTAGAAGAGAGGGTCTGTCGCTTTTTAACAAGAAATCAAATTGTACATTTGTTCTGTCAGCATCTGTGGGCTGCTGTCAGACCTCTGGTGGGGGGTTCTTTGGTTCTTGCTGTGGCTGCGACTGCTGCTGGGACGAGAGCAGGCTGCAGATCTCAGTCTCTTCATCTGTCTGCAGGACTGGCCGATGTCCAGCTGCTCCACACTGCGTCTGGGAAACCTCAGGGCAGATTTCACCTAGGAAGAGCAGAGACGGaatgacagaaataaaatgagGACAAAGGTATTTGTTTTCCATATTGAAGTTTAAGCTGACGTATGTCAAGTTTCTGAGGATAGTGGGTAACGTACAGTATGTTGTACAGGTTGTAAAGCTCTTTGAGGCAAAAACTGACTTGACTTAACAAATGAGCTTATACACATCCTTAGTACAGTACTACTTCTTATCTGAAGtaaattaaaaaggtaaaaaaaaaatccaacctaAAAATACACATAACTATTATACATACATAAAGATACAGATGATTTACTGCATTCTAGGAGCTACTTTGTGATACTTTGTGTAATAATTGTATATTTTGTTGCAAGTAATTTGCTGCATTTcctaaaattacttttaaaaatgttatgaGAACATGTGCATTCaattataattcaatgtgaTGAATACATGCATGcttatttttcatttgtgtgACATTTTCAGGATCTTGGGCCATTCAttcaaaagaattaaaaaaaacacaaattaacaaaaaaggtaTTTGATATACAGAACCGAATGTTGCTTAAACCCATGTAAGTATTTAGCATGGAACATGTCTGCTGGATATGAACAAAGCCAAAGTTAGCCATAATATCTGCATTGATGTGTGGTGGCAGTTATTTGtcagcatttaaaaaagaaaaaaaaagtttttctaaCCTCTAGTGGAAACATTGATTATTGCTGTTAAAAAAGTACAGCTGGAGGATAAAGGGTGGCTGCTTGTGTCCACTGACCTTGTGCCTCTCTATGGAACTGAGGAAGTCCAGGTCGGTCTGATCTGATATCCCTCCGTGAACAATCAGGATCTTTCCGTCAATGACTGTTGCGACGGGCAGAAGGCTGAAAACGTCCTGAAACAGCTGGAGGATCTCACGGCCATGAGCCTGCACACAGTCAGCCAAATTTGTAATGCACCCAGCTCCGCCAGCTCTGACAGTCAGCAGTTACATGCTGCAACCTGCAGAACGTGCAACTGAGTTCTGTACATAATAAACACAGAATAATGACATGTGTCTGGACTTGACTGTACCTTGTATTTCTGCATGACTTCTTTTGTGAACCCATATCTGAAACAtcaatgtaaaaacatattCTAATTTTACTACTCCCATGTTTTTGGTAAACCTAAATGGATACACGTTTTCTTCTTTCTACCAACCTGAGGTTCATTATGTGGTCTTCATGGTTTCCTCGATTCAGGTGCATGTAGTCGGGGTAAAGCAGCAGGTAGGCGAACAGGAGGATGACCACTTCGATAGACTTTTTCCCACGGTCCACAAAGTCCCCATTAAACACATATGGTGTCTCCGCAGAGGGAAGGCCATTCTGAGCAACATGCCGGAAAATCAATCAACTTAAAAGTGTATTTACATAAAATTGGATGCATCTGCATAAAACAACATTTCCCTGTAAAACTTGTAGTAAAGGATTCTAAAGACAATTGTTgcatagaagaaaacaaaaaggctTTACCTTATAAAATATTAGAAGTAAGTCATCAAGCCGCCCATGCAGATCACCTGTACCAAAAGGAAAATCACAGGATTGCAAGGTTTGGTATCTTATTTCTGGCTTAATTGATCTCTGGCTGATTTACAGAGGAGGTCTAGAATTCCTTAATGGTGTGAAAACACCTCAAGCCACTAaacagtgtgtgttttctgttttagtCACAAGTATTCTTGAGTTTAATGAGATGCGAATCTGCAGGAGGAGGCAGCCGTGGAAGAGGAGTCAAGTGCCTGATCAGTGTGCAAATAAACAAGACCTCCATTCTTGGAACGCTGCCATTAAGATACAGAAAACtgtatttaaaacacatttgcagaCATCAGCGATTGCTTAACTGGTAAGCAGGTGATTAATGTATTCAGCAGCTCACTGTACTGTGCGATGTAGCAGGTGCACAAGCAGAAGCAAAACGATCAGACTGAAACGTTTGTTGTGTACTTAAAAATGACAAAcgattttgaatcttgaattaCCAAGTGAAACTGAGATCATGGTCACCCACCACATATAGTGATCTCATTGGTGTAGGATGTCGACAAGTGGGTGATGTTGGGCATCTGTTTGAGGAGCTTTTTGGTCTCGTACAGCAGCTGCAGAACATATCTGGCATGTAGAGTCTGCACGGAAGAAAAGTAATGAAGTCCCAGAAAGCACCCAAAATCTAAACCAAGACAATCAAAAGTATTCTGTACCTGCTGCTCCTTAAATGCACTAAGGAGAGCATTCGTATCAGAGAcggagagaggaaacgagagCCGGGGCCCGGTGTACAACTCTGGAACAGGGATCATGTTGTAGCAGGTCTCTCTGTCTAACCAGGGGTCCACCACTGGGTCTAGCAGCTGGGAGATCAAGTCTGGAGAACACAGTGTGAGGAACTGTGAACGTACTTTCATACTATCATAGCCATAAAGCAGTCCTGCTCATTGATCTGCAACATTACCCGCCTAAAACCGGAGATACTGGAGAAGTAGACACCGTGGAATTACACAGTCGACAAATTGATATCACCTCACAGCAAACAGTCATCGCCCAACTGTAATAGTTCAGGTATAACCAGCACTGAAAGCAAAAAGTAGATTCCCCACACTGGTTTATGCTCCCATAATCACTTAAATTACCACACTTTTTTAATCCGTCATGGATATTTGTCAGGCCCGATAAAGGATTTAAACTATAGGGACTCCACAGATTTTACACaccaaagtctgtttacagatTTTGGGGAGTATGACTGAATATGTGGAAAAAGCCTTTTGTGCCTCTAGTTGTGCAACATCTGATAAGTGATGTCCTTACAATATTTCAGAAGGaactattttactttttaatccaCATAATTTATTTAATAACTTCAATTTCTGGATACTttacagattcagattaataaaacaaaacataatcaACAAATTGATTATTTATAACctataatatgtatattttaatgCTAATAGTTTTGTGCTTTAACTTAGGTaaaattttgaatgcaggacttccACTTCTCCCACCACTGCTGAACAGCAATCAGATTGTCTATCCAAGtaacatgaatgaagtaaaacTCTTTAGTAGGTAAACAAAATGAAGGGTTTACCCAATGAGCTAAACACCCATACACAGATTTGAATTATCTATAATAAAAAACTGTTGACACAGCATCACATCCAGCTCTGTGTGAGCTCACTGTTGGATTAAAAGACCACTCCAATATGCTAATGAAAACCTCTAATTTATGCAAACAAACGAGGCATGAACAGACATCTACCTCCAGGCCTATTTCTCTTTTGTAAGTCTTTTGTCTATTTCCCCTTTAGTGTCTTTTAAATATCCTCTATTCTgtcacaagcacacacacatgcacacacacacaaagatggtGATATAGTATTTATATAATGATGATATCATATTTATATGATAAATACAGGCAGCAAGAGTCTGGCCTCTTTGCATCACTTATGTTGACTCTATATAAAACCCACGTAGAGGATGAACAGTAGATGTTAAGCAATAAGGGCTGACCAAAGGATTAGCTCGTCAATGAAGCATTATGCTTTTTGCTGGATGAGCGGGTCAGTGCATACTTAAGCCACAGCTGTGTCAGTGCAACACACCAACACGTTGGCCTCCACGTTCACAGTAGTTGCTAAGCAACAGGGTATACGCAATATATTTTCTAATGTAGACCAAAACAGAGGCATCAAACAAAACAGGGGATAGTTTTcatggaggtaaaaaaaaaatacatctacTGTATGCATAATCTTCCAAAAACCATTAAACTGCATCTGATAACTAATATACTAGTTGACATTACCATATTATTAACATTTCATCTCTCACTATTTGTGTTTACCTACAAATGAGTTGAAAACATCTTTCTTTAATCATGCAGTTTCACATAATAGCAAACCAGCTTCAAATAAACCTAAAAAAAGATGCtcaaaagcttttaaaaaatatatacacaaataaaaaggcaaaatgGTGCAGAATAACTTGACAAATGTAAGTGTCAGCATGTCAGAGACACACATTAGGAGTGAGTGCTTTACATGCACAGTGCAAAAATAATGATGTAGAATACATTTGTCCTTCATTCATATCCATATGATCCTAACGATACGTTACTAAATGTGTTTTACGCCAAACTAAAATCTACTTTATCAAATGTCTGTAGCGGAGCGCTTCCCGGACTCAAAAAATTAGCTTGAGGTGCTCTTTGGAAGGGATAATCATAATGTAGAAACCaaaaaggaaactccaaggcactctcttttagaaaaatacaaagcctttatttatggcttagtcATCATAAATCATAAATCTTTCAGACGCGTTTCAGCATACAAGCCTTCGTCAGGGAGTCCCTGATCTACTTTACTAAATCTACTTTACTTCGGACATTTCCAAATAACAAGGATGAAGTCAGAGTTTTCAATACGCAAAATCTTATCTTTCCTTaatgtggcagaaaaaaaaagaagagtatTTGGGCTCCTAACCTGGTCCATTTCCATTCAGCTGAGTGAAGTTGTCGAGCATGAAACTGAAGAAACTGGAGAgctgaggaaagaaaaaaacaaaagaaaaaaaaggtgttttaaGCTTTCTGATGCTTCTGAAAATTAGCATCCATGTGTACTTTGAGGAAATGCCTGCGCTGAGAGTCACCTGGAGCTGGTCCTGTTCCCCGGCGTATTCAATGGACTGAAAGATGTTCCAGGTGTACCTGCGCCTCATCTCCAGACGGGCCATGTAGCGCCGGTACCATCGCTGGATCAAAACTGCTGCCTTCATAGCTATGACAAAACACcagctgtattttattttatttttttacattttatatattcacATTTTCTATAAATGGGAGACATGTTTATTAAATATCTGATTATCtgaacacatatacatacagtacatgaataTGGCAAGTGAGACTCttatcacaacacacacacacacacacacacacacacacacacacacacacacacacacacacacacacacacacacacacacacacacacacacacacacacacacacacacacacacacacacacacacacacacacacacacacatctttagAGCAGGGTCTTACTCAGAGCTGGGCTGGGAGTCTTAACTGTGTCATCTGTGAGAAGAAGAAACTACAACTCAGCATAAGAAACTGGTAATtaaagacaacacacacgcacaaagagAGATAACAAGACACAGGGGAGGTCACGATTATCAGTGGGACTGGAGAAACTAAGCAAATTAAAAGAGCTTTCAGGAGAAACAGCACTCATTTAAGAGAGACGGAGTGTGAAG
This sequence is a window from Perca flavescens isolate YP-PL-M2 chromosome 1, PFLA_1.0, whole genome shotgun sequence. Protein-coding genes within it:
- the ppef1 gene encoding serine/threonine-protein phosphatase with EF-hands 1 isoform X2 encodes the protein MPPARWDSTLKKRTDVTPGTSLLVIMGCGTSVATEKQGRRVETDDTVKTPSPALTMKAAVLIQRWYRRYMARLEMRRRYTWNIFQSIEYAGEQDQLQLSSFFSFMLDNFTQLNGNGPDLISQLLDPVVDPWLDRETCYNMIPVPELYTGPRLSFPLSVSDTNALLSAFKEQQTLHARYVLQLLYETKKLLKQMPNITHLSTSYTNEITICGDLHGRLDDLLLIFYKNGLPSAETPYVFNGDFVDRGKKSIEVVILLFAYLLLYPDYMHLNRGNHEDHIMNLRYGFTKEVMQKYKAHGREILQLFQDVFSLLPVATVIDGKILIVHGGISDQTDLDFLSSIERHKVKSALRFPRRSVEQLDIGQSCRQMKRLRSAACSRPSSSRSHSKNQRTPHQRNRRCGHSRQDSAASTSSSSSSSSSSSLLCSPRTPSCLSPRPCPSSPSMPNAINDLQVPFLDSLSSVPPPSPPQHDREWKQIVDILWSDPKTQKGCSPNTFRGGGCYFGPDVTQRLLLQHGLQLLIRSHECKQEGYELCHGGQVITIFSASNYYEEGSNRGAYIKVGRELVPRFYQYQVSRTTRKLTLTQRVRAAEGSALKALKEKLFSHHSELLSGLQQYDPNNTGSVSVSEWAQVLESVLRLDLPWRTLRPHLARLAPDGSVDYQSCFEDMESGISLPQVTSNLAETLFRYRTDIEIIFNIIDKDHSGLISVEEFRHTWRLFSAHLGVDIDDRTIDDLARSIDFNKDGSIDFTEFLEAFRVVHKLDNKDQQLNGKMDGEKHL
- the ppef1 gene encoding serine/threonine-protein phosphatase with EF-hands 1 isoform X1, which gives rise to MPPARWDSTLKKRTDVTPGTSLLVIMGCGTSVATEKQGRRVETDDTVKTPSPALTMKAAVLIQRWYRRYMARLEMRRRYTWNIFQSIEYAGEQDQLQLSSFFSFMLDNFTQLNGNGPDLISQLLDPVVDPWLDRETCYNMIPVPELYTGPRLSFPLSVSDTNALLSAFKEQQTLHARYVLQLLYETKKLLKQMPNITHLSTSYTNEITICGDLHGRLDDLLLIFYKNGLPSAETPYVFNGDFVDRGKKSIEVVILLFAYLLLYPDYMHLNRGNHEDHIMNLRYGFTKEVMQKYKAHGREILQLFQDVFSLLPVATVIDGKILIVHGGISDQTDLDFLSSIERHKVKSALRFPRRSVEQLDIGQSCRQMKRLRSAACSRPSSSRSHSKNQRTPHQRNRRCGHSRQDSAASTSSSSSSSSSSSLLCSPRTPSCLSPRPCPSSPSMPNAINDLQVPFLDSLSSVPPPSPPQHDREWKQIVDILWSDPKTQKGCSPNTFRGGGCYFGPDVTQRLLLQHGLQLLIRSHECKQEGYELCHGGQVITIFSASNYYEEGSNRGAYIKVGRELVPRFYQYQVSRTTRKLTLTQRYNRVRAAEGSALKALKEKLFSHHSELLSGLQQYDPNNTGSVSVSEWAQVLESVLRLDLPWRTLRPHLARLAPDGSVDYQSCFEDMESGISLPQVTSNLAETLFRYRTDIEIIFNIIDKDHSGLISVEEFRHTWRLFSAHLGVDIDDRTIDDLARSIDFNKDGSIDFTEFLEAFRVVHKLDNKDQQLNGKMDGEKHL